A region of Asticcacaulis excentricus DNA encodes the following proteins:
- the aguB gene encoding N-carbamoylputrescine amidase — MTRIVSVAALQTAYGPDMAANIAKTEALVREAAAKGAQIILPSELFQGEYFCVSQEERWFATAFPWRSHPCVLAMQKLAAELNVVIPTSIYEKEGPHYFNSLVMIDAGGELLGVYRKSHIPDGPGYQEKYYFRPGDTGFKVWDTRFARVGVGICWDQWYPEAARAMALLGAEILFYPTAIGSEPHDAELDTAAPWQRVMQGHAVANVIPVVASNRIGTESLISPQNGCGQTFYGHSFIANHRGDKVVEYGKGEEGVLVAEFDLDYLNTHRAAWGFFRDRRTDLYGALASPRPVA, encoded by the coding sequence ATGACCCGAATCGTATCCGTTGCCGCGCTGCAAACCGCCTATGGCCCCGACATGGCCGCGAACATCGCCAAAACCGAGGCGCTGGTGCGCGAAGCGGCGGCCAAGGGCGCGCAGATCATCCTGCCGTCGGAGCTGTTTCAGGGCGAATATTTCTGCGTCAGTCAGGAGGAGCGCTGGTTTGCCACGGCCTTCCCGTGGCGCAGCCATCCGTGTGTCCTCGCCATGCAAAAACTGGCGGCCGAGCTGAATGTGGTCATCCCCACCTCGATCTACGAGAAGGAAGGTCCGCACTATTTCAACTCGCTGGTCATGATCGACGCGGGCGGGGAGCTTTTGGGTGTCTATCGCAAAAGCCATATCCCTGACGGCCCCGGCTATCAGGAAAAATACTATTTCCGTCCGGGGGATACGGGCTTCAAGGTGTGGGATACCCGGTTCGCCCGCGTGGGCGTCGGTATCTGCTGGGATCAGTGGTATCCGGAAGCGGCGCGCGCCATGGCGCTGCTGGGGGCGGAGATTTTGTTCTACCCGACCGCCATCGGCTCCGAGCCGCACGACGCCGAACTGGATACGGCGGCCCCGTGGCAGCGCGTCATGCAGGGCCATGCCGTTGCCAATGTCATCCCGGTGGTGGCCTCCAACCGCATCGGCACTGAAAGCCTGATTTCGCCGCAAAACGGCTGCGGTCAGACCTTCTATGGCCACAGCTTCATCGCCAACCATCGCGGCGACAAGGTGGTGGAGTACGGCAAGGGCGAAGAGGGCGTGCTGGTGGCCGAATTCGACCTCGATTACCTGAATACGCACCGCGCCGCCTGGGGCTTCTTCCGCGACCGCCGCACCGATCTTTACGGCGCGCTGGCCAGCCCGCGGCCGGTGGCCTGA
- a CDS encoding CRISPR-associated endonuclease Cas1 yields the protein MVGLRAATARAIAGAGLHPSLSIHHQSRGEALRLADDLMEPFRPAVDMVAKTLWEAGDTELTPAVKRQLTRMLSLDYQTANGRTPLSVCLSRLTNSLAKAYLKEVDKLDLPRPLIPLRDEA from the coding sequence ATGGTGGGTCTGCGCGCCGCCACCGCGCGGGCCATAGCCGGTGCGGGTCTTCACCCGTCATTATCAATCCATCATCAAAGTCGCGGTGAAGCCTTGCGACTGGCTGACGACCTTATGGAGCCCTTTCGCCCGGCGGTCGATATGGTGGCCAAAACCCTGTGGGAGGCCGGAGACACCGAGCTTACCCCTGCGGTCAAGCGGCAACTGACTCGCATGCTGTCGCTGGATTATCAGACCGCCAATGGCCGCACCCCTTTGTCCGTCTGCCTGTCCCGGCTGACCAACTCGCTGGCGAAAGCCTATCTCAAAGAGGTCGATAAGCTGGACCTCCCTCGCCCGCTCATTCCGCTGAGGGATGAAGCATGA
- a CDS encoding metal-dependent hydrolase family protein, translated as MKMRKAGVAWAVMMLMAGAAQAATVAVKADRLIEVETGKVIEQPLVIVTDGRITAVGSALTMKPPAGADYVDLPGVTLLPGLIDMHVHLDNSPEYGGYSGLSHTDRFWAFVAAANAEKTLRAGFTTVRNVGAGDYNDIGLREAIDEGVLPGPRIVAAGLSFGATGGHCDSTWLPPSFDAKNPLNADSPWEARKSVRTLKKYGADVIKICATSGVFSRGASVGAQQLTFEEMAAVADEAHMAGMKVAAHAHGADGIKMALRAGVDTIEHASLVDDEGIRLAKEKGAYFSMDIYNTDYTQSEGQRNGVAEESLRKDREIAELQRQNYGKALKAGVKMVYGTDAGIYPHGDNARQFAVMVRYGATPLQAIQSATVIAAEALGRSEDVGSLKPGHYGDMVGVVGNPLKDVTLLERPVFVMKAGDVITKP; from the coding sequence ATGAAGATGCGTAAGGCGGGCGTGGCGTGGGCGGTGATGATGCTGATGGCGGGGGCTGCGCAGGCAGCCACAGTCGCCGTCAAGGCCGACCGCCTGATCGAGGTCGAAACCGGCAAGGTGATCGAGCAGCCGCTGGTGATCGTCACGGACGGCCGCATCACGGCGGTCGGCAGCGCCCTGACGATGAAGCCGCCGGCCGGCGCTGACTATGTCGATCTGCCCGGTGTGACTCTGCTGCCCGGCCTGATCGACATGCACGTCCACCTCGACAACAGCCCGGAATATGGCGGCTATAGCGGTCTGTCGCATACGGATCGTTTCTGGGCCTTTGTGGCGGCGGCCAATGCCGAAAAGACGCTGAGAGCCGGGTTTACCACCGTGCGCAATGTCGGCGCCGGGGATTATAACGACATCGGCCTGCGCGAAGCGATTGATGAGGGTGTATTGCCGGGGCCGCGCATCGTGGCGGCGGGCCTGAGCTTTGGCGCTACCGGCGGCCATTGTGATTCGACCTGGCTGCCGCCGTCTTTCGACGCCAAAAACCCGCTCAATGCCGACAGTCCGTGGGAGGCACGCAAATCGGTGCGCACCCTGAAAAAGTACGGGGCGGACGTCATCAAGATCTGCGCCACATCCGGCGTCTTTTCGCGCGGGGCCAGCGTCGGCGCGCAGCAACTGACCTTTGAGGAAATGGCTGCGGTCGCTGACGAAGCGCACATGGCCGGCATGAAGGTCGCCGCTCACGCGCATGGGGCCGACGGTATCAAGATGGCGCTGCGGGCTGGGGTCGATACGATCGAACACGCCAGTCTGGTGGACGACGAGGGGATAAGGCTGGCCAAAGAGAAGGGGGCCTACTTCTCGATGGACATCTACAATACCGACTACACGCAGTCCGAAGGCCAGCGCAACGGCGTGGCCGAAGAGAGCCTGCGCAAGGATCGTGAAATCGCCGAGTTGCAGCGCCAGAACTACGGCAAGGCGCTGAAGGCCGGGGTGAAGATGGTCTATGGCACCGACGCCGGCATCTATCCGCACGGCGACAATGCCCGTCAGTTCGCCGTTATGGTGCGCTATGGCGCGACGCCGCTTCAGGCCATCCAGTCGGCGACGGTGATTGCGGCTGAGGCGCTGGGGCGGTCTGAGGATGTCGGCAGCCTCAAGCCCGGTCACTATGGCGACATGGTCGGAGTCGTGGGAAATCCACTAAAGGATGTAACCCTGCTGGAGCGACCCGTCTTTGTCATGAAGGCTGGAGACGTGATCACGAAACCGTGA
- a CDS encoding OmpA family protein, translating into MKLNLLAGAALVALAMASGAAAQEAEGWYGAVDLGYNQKSEYGAKSANNMPDGSPFAYDVSTENDWAGFARLGYRYNPNWRVEFEGGYRPGDVDAARGFARVYGPAATFGTGTAPRDTALCTPGVTRTASTPCGSPVGSFDQTTFMANLIYDFIPESKFHPFVGLGIGLDRVKADFTGQYSVNPGGTGRNLTISGEDTVAAYQALAGFAWALSDRLNLDLTYRYLTTEEVNLNATSTTTALNPGSFSGKFDDQTLTVGLRWSFGAPPPPPPPPPPPPPPPPPPPPPPPPPPVVEEAVKYEAREFIVYFEFDQSTLTADAQAIVQQAADYAKAGNATRVVVVGHADTSGSAAYNIRLSERRAKTVADALAGLGVSGSILAVDWKGESAPAVATGDGVKEPLNRRSTIDIAF; encoded by the coding sequence ATGAAACTCAACTTGCTGGCGGGCGCTGCGCTCGTCGCACTGGCGATGGCGTCTGGCGCCGCCGCTCAGGAAGCCGAAGGCTGGTACGGCGCTGTCGACCTCGGCTACAATCAGAAATCCGAATATGGCGCGAAGTCGGCCAACAACATGCCGGACGGCTCGCCGTTCGCTTATGATGTCTCGACGGAAAATGACTGGGCCGGCTTTGCTCGCCTCGGTTACCGCTACAACCCGAACTGGCGCGTCGAATTCGAAGGCGGCTACCGTCCGGGTGACGTCGATGCCGCTCGTGGCTTCGCTCGCGTCTATGGTCCGGCCGCTACTTTCGGTACCGGTACGGCTCCGCGTGACACCGCGCTCTGCACGCCGGGCGTGACCCGCACGGCTTCGACCCCCTGCGGCAGCCCGGTGGGTTCGTTCGATCAGACGACCTTCATGGCGAACCTGATCTACGATTTCATCCCGGAATCGAAGTTCCATCCGTTCGTCGGTCTGGGTATCGGTCTGGACCGCGTGAAGGCTGACTTCACGGGTCAGTACTCGGTCAACCCGGGCGGTACCGGTCGTAACCTGACCATCTCCGGTGAAGACACCGTCGCTGCCTATCAGGCGCTGGCTGGTTTCGCTTGGGCTCTTTCGGATCGCCTGAACCTCGACCTGACCTACCGCTACCTGACCACGGAAGAAGTTAATCTGAATGCGACTTCGACCACCACGGCTCTGAACCCCGGTTCGTTCTCGGGCAAGTTCGACGATCAGACCCTGACCGTCGGCCTGCGCTGGTCGTTTGGTGCGCCTCCGCCGCCCCCGCCGCCCCCGCCGCCCCCGCCGCCTCCGCCCCCCCCGCCGCCTCCGCCGCCTCCGCCTCCGCCGGTGGTTGAAGAAGCGGTGAAGTACGAAGCCCGCGAATTCATCGTGTACTTCGAATTCGATCAGTCCACCCTGACCGCCGACGCGCAAGCGATCGTGCAGCAGGCCGCTGATTACGCGAAGGCCGGTAACGCGACCCGCGTGGTTGTCGTGGGTCACGCCGATACCTCAGGTTCGGCCGCCTACAACATCCGTCTGTCGGAACGTCGCGCCAAGACTGTGGCTGACGCTCTTGCCGGTCTCGGCGTGTCGGGTTCGATCCTGGCCGTTGACTGGAAGGGTGAATCGGCTCCGGCAGTCGCCACCGGCGACGGCGTGAAGGAACCGCTGAACCGTCGTTCGACCATCGACATCGCGTTCTAA
- a CDS encoding TonB-dependent receptor translates to MKMNKWIMAGTALTGLFASHGAFAQSTASQEVEKVTEVVVTGQRNVGSTKRERGTKAKTTIGQDYLSQSSSGQTFADALNLVPGYNFTNNDAYGSSGGEIMMRGLDSARISLAVDGIQLNDSGNYAIYTNQMIESELLCSASVQTGATDVDSISASATGGTVNVSTCNPETVMGGVVKVAVGQENHKSGFLRFDTGKFGPWGTTAYVAYTGAYTDTWTVETPDNLRLQKNQYNAMIHQNVGDNGSFISMALHWNENRNHFIGTQSKAQIATRGYGVSTSTLASVNPSDTGNIRIKSKWVLSDKLTLTVDPSFQYVMALGGSTGTLSESSPQLIGSRVGDTTVLKLSGTTRYFDTNGNNTLDTLSIYRPNITNTHRYGLQSGLIYRFTDTQLIRFNASFDRANHRQTGEATLLDANGAPIDLFAGKENTSLRIKTADGFHFRRRDRFSKANVDVFSIEYSGRFFDEKLFVSLGLRNQKLERELNQFCYTQVNTNGSINPYCSTQNWSSQKTTADGKYKVVTLQQQGTPSTIQYIAPYANSISFEKTMPNIGLTWNFENGGQVFATYAESLSSPRTDALYDVDYDAASNSVKIRNPNPETSETVEVGYRYTTANFNATATAFSSLDKDRLVEAFVQDDPTDVGYSAFTNIGKVKRNGYELSSNYRPVPNLTLNAGLTYTDTELQQDIPNGFRNGVQRLLPTKGKALTGMPKWMWTAGVDFDPTDKLSINLNAKYVGDRFYTFVNDEVAPHYVLWNASARYDLPFFKEGTYVQLNIVNLFDEQYLTGTGYQNTALGFIDNAGGTVSASTVFYQQGAPRTVSIALRTKF, encoded by the coding sequence ATGAAAATGAACAAGTGGATTATGGCCGGTACGGCCCTGACGGGCCTCTTCGCCTCGCACGGCGCCTTCGCCCAATCGACCGCTTCGCAAGAAGTTGAAAAGGTCACAGAGGTTGTTGTCACGGGCCAGCGTAATGTGGGCTCTACGAAGCGCGAGCGTGGCACCAAGGCCAAGACGACGATTGGTCAGGACTACCTCTCTCAGTCATCATCGGGCCAAACCTTTGCTGACGCCCTGAACCTCGTCCCGGGTTATAACTTCACCAACAACGATGCCTATGGCTCTTCGGGCGGTGAAATCATGATGCGCGGTCTCGACAGTGCCCGCATCTCGCTGGCCGTTGACGGTATCCAGCTTAATGACTCTGGTAACTATGCTATCTACACCAACCAGATGATCGAAAGCGAGCTGTTGTGCTCGGCTTCGGTTCAAACCGGCGCTACGGACGTTGACTCCATTTCCGCTTCGGCAACGGGCGGTACGGTAAACGTCTCGACCTGTAATCCGGAGACCGTCATGGGCGGTGTGGTGAAGGTCGCTGTCGGTCAGGAAAATCACAAGAGCGGTTTCCTGCGCTTTGATACCGGCAAGTTCGGTCCTTGGGGCACGACGGCTTACGTCGCTTACACCGGCGCTTATACCGATACCTGGACGGTTGAAACTCCCGATAATCTGCGCCTTCAAAAGAACCAGTATAACGCCATGATCCACCAGAACGTGGGGGACAACGGCTCGTTCATCAGCATGGCTCTACACTGGAACGAAAACCGCAACCACTTCATCGGCACCCAAAGCAAGGCTCAGATCGCGACGCGCGGTTACGGGGTTTCAACGAGCACTCTGGCTTCGGTCAACCCTTCGGACACGGGTAACATCCGCATCAAGTCAAAGTGGGTCCTCAGCGATAAACTGACACTGACGGTTGATCCTTCCTTCCAGTATGTTATGGCTCTCGGTGGCTCGACAGGCACTCTCTCCGAAAGCAGCCCGCAACTCATTGGTTCTCGCGTGGGTGACACCACGGTCCTGAAACTTAGCGGAACGACGCGGTATTTCGATACGAACGGCAATAATACGCTCGATACGCTCAGCATTTATCGCCCGAACATCACCAACACGCATCGTTATGGTCTCCAGTCGGGTTTGATTTATCGCTTTACCGATACGCAACTGATCCGCTTCAATGCGTCGTTTGATCGTGCCAATCACCGTCAGACGGGTGAGGCCACCCTGCTAGACGCAAATGGTGCGCCGATTGACCTGTTTGCCGGTAAGGAAAACACGTCGCTGCGCATCAAGACGGCCGATGGCTTCCACTTCCGTCGCCGTGACCGTTTCTCGAAAGCGAATGTCGATGTGTTCTCCATCGAATATTCGGGCCGTTTCTTCGATGAAAAACTGTTCGTGTCGCTGGGGCTGCGCAATCAGAAGCTGGAGCGTGAGCTGAACCAGTTCTGCTACACGCAAGTGAATACCAATGGTTCGATCAACCCTTACTGCTCGACCCAGAACTGGTCGTCTCAAAAGACGACGGCTGACGGGAAGTACAAGGTCGTGACCTTGCAACAGCAAGGCACCCCGTCCACGATCCAGTACATTGCGCCCTATGCGAACTCGATTTCGTTCGAAAAGACCATGCCGAACATCGGCTTGACGTGGAACTTTGAAAATGGTGGCCAGGTCTTTGCGACCTACGCAGAGTCCCTTTCATCCCCGCGCACGGACGCTCTTTATGACGTCGATTACGATGCCGCCAGCAACAGCGTGAAGATCCGTAATCCGAACCCGGAAACGTCCGAGACGGTTGAAGTCGGTTATCGCTACACCACTGCGAACTTCAATGCGACGGCTACGGCCTTCTCTTCTCTGGATAAAGACCGTCTGGTCGAAGCCTTTGTGCAGGACGATCCGACCGATGTCGGTTATTCGGCCTTTACCAATATCGGCAAGGTGAAGCGTAACGGTTACGAACTGAGCAGCAACTATCGCCCGGTCCCGAACCTCACCTTGAACGCGGGTCTGACCTATACCGACACCGAACTGCAACAGGATATCCCGAACGGTTTCCGCAACGGCGTTCAGCGTCTTCTCCCGACCAAGGGCAAGGCTCTGACCGGTATGCCTAAGTGGATGTGGACGGCTGGTGTGGACTTCGATCCAACCGACAAGCTGAGCATCAATCTGAATGCCAAGTATGTTGGTGACCGTTTCTACACCTTCGTGAACGATGAAGTGGCTCCGCATTATGTTCTTTGGAACGCTTCGGCTCGTTACGATCTGCCGTTCTTTAAGGAAGGCACCTATGTTCAGTTGAACATCGTGAACCTGTTCGATGAACAGTACCTGACCGGTACCGGTTATCAGAACACGGCGCTCGGCTTCATCGATAACGCCGGTGGTACGGTCAGCGCTTCGACCGTCTTCTATCAGCAAGGTGCACCGCGTACGGTTAGCATCGCGCTCCGCACCAAGTTCTAA
- a CDS encoding agmatine deiminase family protein: MSQNPNLSRIVPAEWEPHKAMWVGFPSHENLWQEDLIEAQAEVAALVRVLAEAGDEHVKLMVMGEAARKAAQSLLSDVKKVEIVDGRFGDIWFRDTGPIYVNVEDAQDRHAALPVAFLNNGWGGKYHLKYDDQVAAQVAEHDGYVPETQEFVLEGGSLEHDGFGTVLTTRQCLLNPNRNPDWTQSTAERALQDALGARKIIWLDDGLLNDHTDGHIDNLARFVAPGVVVCPVGYGADDPNADLYNAVAKTLSQQTDARGVKLQVVRIPSPGRTVDEDGEIIPASHMNFLIANDCVIVPVYNERPGEMAVEALQTLFAERQVFGLPSNAILTGGGSFHCISQQVPLIKA; encoded by the coding sequence ATGAGCCAAAATCCGAACCTTTCGCGCATCGTTCCCGCTGAGTGGGAGCCGCACAAGGCCATGTGGGTCGGGTTTCCCAGCCACGAAAACCTGTGGCAGGAAGATCTGATCGAGGCTCAGGCCGAGGTGGCGGCGCTGGTGCGCGTGCTGGCCGAAGCCGGCGATGAGCACGTCAAGCTGATGGTGATGGGCGAGGCGGCGCGCAAGGCGGCGCAATCGCTGTTGTCCGACGTGAAAAAGGTCGAGATCGTCGATGGGCGTTTCGGCGACATCTGGTTCCGCGATACCGGCCCCATCTACGTCAATGTTGAGGATGCGCAGGACCGTCATGCGGCTCTGCCCGTGGCCTTCCTCAACAACGGCTGGGGTGGCAAATATCACCTGAAGTACGACGATCAGGTCGCCGCTCAGGTGGCCGAACACGATGGCTATGTGCCGGAAACACAAGAGTTTGTGCTCGAAGGTGGCTCGCTGGAGCACGACGGGTTCGGCACTGTCCTCACCACGCGCCAGTGCCTGCTCAATCCGAATCGCAACCCCGATTGGACGCAGTCCACGGCTGAGCGCGCGTTGCAGGACGCGCTGGGGGCGCGCAAGATCATCTGGCTTGATGACGGCCTGCTCAACGATCATACGGATGGCCATATCGACAATCTGGCGCGCTTTGTGGCACCGGGCGTGGTGGTCTGCCCCGTGGGTTATGGCGCCGATGACCCCAATGCCGACCTCTATAATGCGGTGGCCAAAACCCTCAGCCAGCAGACCGACGCGCGCGGCGTCAAACTTCAGGTGGTGCGTATCCCGTCGCCGGGCCGCACGGTGGACGAGGACGGCGAAATCATCCCGGCCTCGCACATGAATTTCCTGATCGCCAATGATTGCGTCATCGTGCCGGTCTATAATGAGCGGCCGGGCGAAATGGCGGTTGAGGCGCTGCAAACCCTGTTTGCCGAACGTCAGGTGTTTGGTCTGCCGTCCAACGCCATCCTGACCGGGGGCGGCTCCTTCCATTGTATCAGCCAGCAAGTGCCGCTGATCAAGGCCTGA
- a CDS encoding glycosyltransferase family 39 protein, protein MSQHTAPAPLSAPARYVLWGLGLLFLLRVALLFSTYTNLYPDEAQYWLWSRQLDFGYYSKPPMIAWLIHLSTLGSDAEPFVRLFAPFLHLGAALCLWGAGQRLFNEATGLCAAIIYSLMPGVVLSSAVISTDAPLMFFLSATLYFYSVFLTTNAEKARLKAALGMGLAFGAAFLSKYACLYFLIGAAAHAVLVPSVRRSWNLRSLALFAGAFVVLMSPNLYWNATHGFQTVSHTADNANWHWGKLFNPTSLLKFWRDQLGVFGPVPVVLMLLGIAGLVRPRAGLLHREADAAQRSALIGLACLTLPPLIFVSVQALLSRANANWAASAYVPASLLVAAFVVTGFSVAIRSHRLWRPALGVGLAIQVAIMAIFMLGAVSETLTHTLGLGNTVKRARGWDTLTHAVIAKAQTEVRPTAIAVDNRNVYNALAYYGRDWFTANPDVPLKAWVREAHPKSQAETETPLTADTGQNVLIVSYVDGFIPDIRRDFAATGPGESLKIALDHKRTRDFTLFRAYGFQRAPRDPRTGHPLGSSLEAPDDDQ, encoded by the coding sequence ATGTCTCAGCACACCGCACCCGCTCCCCTGTCCGCTCCGGCGCGTTACGTTCTGTGGGGGCTGGGGCTGCTGTTTTTGCTGCGCGTCGCGCTTCTGTTCAGCACCTACACCAATCTCTATCCGGATGAGGCGCAATACTGGCTGTGGTCGCGGCAACTTGACTTTGGCTACTATTCCAAGCCCCCAATGATCGCGTGGCTGATCCACCTGTCCACGCTGGGGTCGGATGCCGAGCCCTTTGTGCGGCTGTTTGCGCCCTTCCTGCATCTGGGGGCAGCGCTGTGTCTGTGGGGCGCCGGTCAACGGCTGTTTAACGAGGCCACCGGCCTGTGCGCCGCCATTATATACAGTCTGATGCCGGGCGTTGTGCTGTCGTCGGCGGTCATTTCCACCGATGCACCGCTGATGTTCTTTCTGTCGGCAACACTTTATTTTTACAGTGTTTTTCTCACCACAAACGCAGAAAAGGCCCGCCTGAAGGCCGCGTTGGGTATGGGGCTCGCCTTCGGGGCCGCCTTCCTCAGCAAATATGCCTGTCTGTACTTCCTGATCGGGGCGGCCGCCCATGCCGTGCTGGTGCCCTCGGTGCGGCGTAGCTGGAACCTGCGCAGCCTGGCCCTGTTTGCCGGGGCCTTTGTCGTGCTGATGTCGCCCAACCTGTACTGGAATGCCACGCACGGCTTTCAGACCGTGTCGCATACCGCCGACAATGCCAACTGGCATTGGGGCAAGCTGTTTAACCCGACCTCCCTGCTGAAATTCTGGCGAGACCAACTCGGTGTCTTTGGCCCCGTGCCCGTGGTCCTGATGCTGCTCGGCATAGCGGGGCTTGTGCGGCCGCGTGCGGGCCTATTGCACCGCGAAGCCGATGCCGCCCAGCGCAGCGCTCTGATCGGTCTGGCCTGCCTCACCCTGCCGCCTCTGATCTTCGTCAGCGTGCAGGCCCTCCTGTCGCGCGCCAATGCCAACTGGGCCGCTTCGGCCTATGTGCCGGCCAGTTTGCTGGTCGCGGCCTTTGTGGTGACGGGTTTCAGCGTGGCTATCCGGTCACACAGATTGTGGCGGCCGGCGCTGGGGGTGGGGTTGGCCATTCAGGTGGCGATTATGGCCATCTTTATGCTGGGCGCGGTCTCGGAGACCCTCACCCATACGCTCGGTCTCGGCAATACGGTGAAGCGGGCGCGCGGCTGGGACACCCTTACCCATGCCGTCATCGCCAAGGCTCAGACGGAGGTTCGTCCGACGGCCATCGCGGTCGATAATCGCAATGTTTATAACGCCCTCGCCTATTATGGCCGTGACTGGTTCACCGCTAATCCCGACGTGCCGCTCAAGGCCTGGGTGCGCGAGGCCCATCCCAAGTCACAGGCGGAAACGGAAACCCCACTGACCGCCGATACGGGCCAGAATGTGCTGATCGTCTCCTATGTCGATGGCTTTATCCCGGATATTCGCCGAGACTTTGCAGCTACCGGACCGGGCGAATCGCTGAAAATCGCGCTCGATCACAAACGCACGCGCGACTTTACCCTGTTCCGGGCCTACGGCTTCCAGCGCGCCCCGCGTGATCCGCGGACGGGGCATCCGCTCGGCTCATCGCTTGAGGCCCCGGACGACGATCAGTAG
- a CDS encoding helix-turn-helix domain-containing protein codes for MTSPAQNEPQKLAYRIDEAVKASGLGRSFLYERMADGSLKSVKIGGRRLIMRDDLLRFLCGDIAVASEVEAPRAKPKPKSASRAGVLPFGQLELPWRR; via the coding sequence ATGACCAGCCCAGCGCAAAATGAGCCGCAGAAACTCGCCTACCGCATTGACGAAGCCGTCAAGGCTAGCGGCTTGGGGCGTTCATTCTTGTACGAGCGCATGGCCGATGGTTCGCTCAAGTCCGTCAAGATCGGCGGGCGTAGGCTGATCATGCGCGACGACCTTTTGCGGTTTCTCTGCGGAGACATCGCGGTCGCAAGTGAGGTCGAGGCCCCCAGAGCAAAACCAAAGCCCAAATCAGCGAGCCGGGCGGGCGTCCTCCCGTTTGGCCAGCTTGAACTCCCGTGGCGGCGGTAA